A genomic region of Metopolophium dirhodum isolate CAU chromosome 1, ASM1992520v1, whole genome shotgun sequence contains the following coding sequences:
- the LOC132951119 gene encoding uncharacterized protein LOC132951119: MTWSIVHFVVDDTVEVVPSQWIKKNGYCAWPKTLKINDVKKLVQNKVRPNKFDFNLFKARCMAGDIDNYLSAQKKCDIAKYKTDLSSTEEMIKKRKKFKNKKQVSSSESDCEESDDNMSKGSSIPRYLSDPESSPQTNSQRKNKNLVLDGGSSNLVKRRHGWSPLKPLINNDDLLLAEKSILSDITESPLQSVDNKSPQLFSAEKNREASSDTNHNSYVKRRLFAADPHKKKEATTRSPGIISKHHNGDFDCSQLIMTQNRSLPKTLSDDSNTLKSKKFILDDNDAFKKSVLHQLLTIKFEIRSMDEKLNFILNVVENDKKVSHASEKNPDLTNFETDFPIKSFDELDDVENKISTNTTYRLHLVQYISSVGGLTVKIMVKRIIGLLFIPELLTKFSYNGRGNKKRCFYALLITKIIFESVLKIKKFSSSDNSKNEIEQVLKYILIQTPFKLKKQDTAKYNIQIIAEEN; the protein is encoded by the exons ATGACCTGGTCAATCGTTCATTTTGTAGTTGACGATACTGTGGAGGTAGTTCCTTCAcagtggataaaaaaaaatggttactGTGCATGGCCTAAGACTTTAAAAATTAACGATGTCAAAAAACTAGTACAAAATAAAGTACGAcctaataaatttgattttaatttattcaaggCTCGTTGTATGGCTGGTGACATTg ATAACTATTTAAGTGCtcaaaaaaaatgtgatatcGCTAAATACAAAACGGATCTTTCTTCTACCGAAGAAATGATAAAGAAacgtaaaaagtttaaaaacaaaaagcaAGTTTCCAGCTCAGAATCTG ACTGTGAAGAATCTGATGATAATATGTCAAAAGGCAGTAGTATTCCTCGTTATCTTTCAG ATCCGGAATCTAGCCCTCAAACAAACTCtcaacgaaaaaataaaaatcttgtaCTCGATGGTGGCAGTAGTAATTTGGTCAAAAGACGCCATGGTTGGTCTCCATTAaaaccattaattaataatgacgATTTGTTATTAg ctgaaaaaagtattttgtcGGATATAACTGAATCTCCTCTGCAATCTGTAGATAACAAGTCTCCACAGTTATTTTCTGCGG aaaaaaaccgTGAAGCATCATCAGACACAAATCACAATTCTTATG taaaaagaagATTATTTGCGGCTGAtcctcataaaaaaaaagaagctaCTACAAGATCACCAGGCATTATCTCAAAACATCATAATGGTGATTTTGACTGTTCTCAATTGATAATGACTC AAAATAGATCTTTGCCTAAGACACTGAGTGATGattcaaatactttaaaatcaaaaaaatttatactTG ATGATAATGATGCTTTCAAGAAATCGGTTCTCCATCAATTATTgacaattaaatttgaaatacgtTCTATGGatgaaaagttaaattttatattaaatgtagttgaaaatgacaaaaaagtGTCTCATGCGAGTGAAAAAAATCCAGatttaacaaattttgaaaCTGATTTTCCAATAAAGTCATTTGATGAGTTGGAtgatgttgaaaataaaatatcaaccaACACCACATATCGTTTGCATTTG GTTCAATATATTTCCTCTGTGGGAGGACTCACTGTGAAAATAATGGTCAAACGTATAATAGGTTTATTATTCATTCCAGAATTGCTCACAAAATTTTCATACAATGGTCGCGGTAATAAAAAAAGGTGTTTTTATGCGTTGttgataacaaaaattatttttg aatCTGTGCTGAAAATCAAAAAGTTTTCTTCTTCAGacaattcaaaaaatgaaattgaacaagttttaaaatatattttgattcaaaccccattcaaattaaaaaaacaagataccgccaaatataatattcagatcATTGccgaagaaaattaa